From Halobacteriovorax sp. GB3, a single genomic window includes:
- a CDS encoding response regulator transcription factor: protein MSHKILVIEDDENIQLGLKKALEAESFIVEQAFDGEDGVYLAGTVAPDLIILDIMMPFMNGFEVISELRGEGNEIPIIVLSARVETQDKVRGLKLGADDYMEKPFALEELLARVHRKLGSSIKEEVVFGEFNYSLKTSILRKSDSAIELSGKEIKLIEFLLKRDGQVVNREQIISAVWGSSYDGTDRTVDNFILGLRKKIEKEHLVTVRGLGYRFMTKP, encoded by the coding sequence ATGAGTCATAAAATACTTGTTATTGAAGATGATGAGAACATTCAATTAGGTCTTAAAAAGGCATTAGAAGCTGAATCCTTTATCGTTGAGCAGGCATTTGATGGTGAGGATGGAGTTTATCTTGCTGGGACTGTCGCACCTGATTTAATAATTTTAGACATTATGATGCCTTTCATGAATGGTTTTGAAGTCATTTCAGAATTAAGAGGTGAAGGAAATGAGATTCCAATAATTGTTCTTTCAGCAAGAGTTGAAACTCAAGATAAAGTCCGTGGCCTTAAATTAGGTGCAGATGACTATATGGAAAAACCTTTTGCTCTTGAAGAATTACTTGCAAGAGTTCATCGCAAATTGGGTTCTTCAATTAAAGAAGAAGTTGTATTTGGAGAGTTTAATTACAGTCTCAAAACATCTATTTTGAGAAAGTCAGATTCAGCGATTGAACTCTCAGGAAAAGAGATAAAGCTAATAGAGTTTCTTTTAAAACGAGATGGTCAAGTTGTTAATAGAGAACAGATTATTTCTGCGGTTTGGGGAAGTTCTTATGATGGAACTGATCGAACAGTAGATAATTTTATATTGGGTCTTAGAAAAAAGATTGAGAAAGAGCATTTAGTAACAGTTAGGGGCCTTGGCTATCGGTTCATGACAAAACCATGA
- a CDS encoding cupin domain-containing protein has translation MNIKENSHSSPSNHFVSTSDIQEQWFNESLKVGGENANFSKHFGLKKIAAHYFKIPSGYRTSEPHAESLEEEFVFVISGEIDLWLNGKIKKMTKGDCIGFPAGTGVGHCFINNYSEPCEIFVSGDRTKSENQYHFHLDPSLEKECGKKWWKDMPEQELRGHDGWPGEFDSSFIDNNIETINAFENIPNSSFSYPNDKETFSNGVCLSRRFNMTSVAIWLEQIPVGKRTSWPHAHSVEEEFVFVLEGSPLTSLNGIEYITKPFTAIDFKAGSGVAHTMINRSTDYVYYLCVGECEPVNDKIYYPEHPERNEEMRKKGALWLEHWP, from the coding sequence TTGAATATTAAAGAGAACTCTCATTCAAGTCCAAGCAATCACTTTGTGAGCACAAGTGATATCCAAGAGCAATGGTTCAATGAATCCTTAAAGGTTGGAGGAGAGAATGCAAATTTTTCAAAACATTTTGGTTTAAAGAAAATCGCTGCCCATTATTTTAAAATCCCTTCAGGTTATAGAACTTCTGAGCCCCATGCGGAGAGTCTTGAAGAAGAATTTGTCTTTGTTATCTCTGGAGAAATTGATCTTTGGTTGAATGGTAAAATAAAAAAAATGACTAAAGGAGACTGTATCGGCTTTCCTGCTGGCACAGGTGTTGGTCATTGCTTTATCAATAATTATAGTGAGCCTTGTGAGATCTTCGTCTCAGGAGATCGAACAAAGTCAGAGAATCAATATCATTTTCACCTTGATCCAAGTTTAGAGAAGGAGTGTGGAAAAAAGTGGTGGAAAGATATGCCAGAGCAAGAACTTAGAGGCCATGATGGATGGCCCGGAGAATTTGATTCATCTTTCATTGATAACAACATAGAGACTATTAATGCCTTTGAAAATATTCCAAACAGTTCTTTTTCGTATCCAAACGATAAGGAAACTTTTTCAAACGGCGTTTGCCTGAGTCGCAGATTTAATATGACGAGTGTTGCTATTTGGTTAGAACAAATCCCTGTAGGGAAGAGAACATCTTGGCCTCATGCACACTCTGTAGAAGAAGAGTTTGTCTTTGTTTTAGAGGGGAGCCCTTTAACAAGTTTAAATGGGATTGAGTATATTACGAAGCCTTTTACTGCAATTGATTTTAAGGCCGGATCTGGTGTAGCTCATACAATGATTAATAGAAGTACTGATTATGTATACTATCTCTGTGTCGGTGAATGTGAACCCGTAAATGATAAAATTTACTATCCAGAGCACCCTGAGCGCAATGAAGAAATGAGAAAGAAAGGAGCTCTTTGGCTAGAGCATTGGCCTTGA
- a CDS encoding XRE family transcriptional regulator yields the protein MNPYEVDIDKLQESKEVKDEKELLKLKLVSAFLKATSSMSSEEIISLTGLHKSDLSRLRSMSVKRFTIDKIVGLLDDLGFSTKIDVERKEAS from the coding sequence CTACAAGAGTCTAAAGAAGTTAAAGATGAGAAGGAGCTTCTTAAACTTAAACTTGTTTCAGCTTTTTTAAAGGCTACTTCTTCTATGTCATCTGAAGAGATTATTTCTCTTACTGGTCTTCATAAGTCTGATCTTTCAAGACTTCGCTCGATGAGTGTTAAGAGGTTTACGATTGATAAGATTGTAGGGCTTCTTGATGACCTTGGGTTTTCTACTAAGATTGATGTTGAGAGGAAGGAAGCATCATGA
- a CDS encoding TIGR02147 family protein, with the protein MNQPNIETYLNYREFLTDCYAYQKSRNSSFSHRAFSLKAGLSSPSHFKMVADGSRNLSPKTLPKFVKGLSLDNQTASYFETLVYFNQAQDNESRSNYFKKLIDLRSKKNTSTSLEDSSFEFLSNWFTVAIYVLIGTQYFKDDIHWIIKKLNNKVSVTNIKKALSLMLELNLIKEDKEKGYVQSNGALSSAEDTRSIAVYNYHKQMNEIASECLDTVDGDLREFNGATISISVEDIPILKEKIRKFRKEINELTSNELKGKEVYQMNVQLFPLTSVEKH; encoded by the coding sequence ATGAATCAACCGAATATTGAAACATATCTAAACTATCGAGAGTTTCTAACAGACTGCTATGCTTATCAGAAAAGTAGAAACTCAAGCTTTAGTCATAGGGCCTTTTCTTTGAAAGCTGGTTTATCAAGTCCCTCGCACTTTAAAATGGTTGCAGATGGATCGAGAAATCTCTCTCCAAAGACCTTGCCGAAGTTTGTTAAGGGGCTATCGCTGGATAATCAAACGGCTTCTTACTTTGAAACTCTAGTTTATTTTAATCAAGCACAGGATAATGAAAGCCGCTCCAATTATTTCAAAAAATTAATTGATCTGAGATCTAAGAAAAATACATCAACGTCTTTAGAAGATAGTTCATTCGAGTTTTTATCAAATTGGTTCACTGTGGCTATTTATGTACTTATTGGAACTCAGTACTTTAAAGATGATATTCACTGGATCATAAAGAAGTTAAACAATAAAGTTTCTGTGACCAATATTAAGAAGGCGCTCTCTTTGATGTTGGAATTGAATTTGATCAAAGAGGATAAAGAAAAGGGTTATGTTCAGTCAAATGGTGCCCTCAGCAGTGCTGAAGATACTAGAAGCATCGCTGTTTATAACTATCATAAGCAAATGAATGAAATCGCTAGTGAGTGTCTTGATACGGTTGATGGTGATTTACGTGAGTTTAATGGTGCGACCATATCTATATCTGTTGAAGATATCCCTATATTAAAAGAAAAAATTAGAAAATTTAGAAAAGAAATAAATGAATTAACAAGCAATGAGTTAAAGGGAAAAGAAGTATATCAAATGAATGTACAGTTATTCCCTTTAACCTCTGTGGAGAAACACTAA
- a CDS encoding tRNA-dihydrouridine synthase family protein produces MNFNDHLVLAPIRGVTNYVYRNALEQTFSGADSAIAPYIVTKATNELNKRQLHDVLPEKNLLSTTAQILTKEVDQFLYVANIYKELGVKKVNLNMGCPYPMVANRTKGSGLLLHPKKVKNLLTGIKEKCPIEFTVKIRLGREDVSEIKKIIPMINDLDIKDFTIHARYGKQIYVGGVDLDAFEQCLTLLNHPPCYNGDINSVEDIMAYKSRFPMVKRWMVGRAGLSNPALMAQIKGQKFNEQTYLSKFIQMHKLISQEYLSMENAKSDYLQKMRGHWLYFKDIFVNEHKVYKKIKKAKSIDHYNDAVEWIFEQDINPDFID; encoded by the coding sequence ATGAATTTTAACGATCACCTAGTCCTCGCACCTATTCGAGGAGTAACCAATTACGTATATCGCAATGCCTTGGAGCAAACATTCTCTGGGGCAGATAGCGCCATCGCACCTTATATTGTGACGAAGGCTACAAATGAATTAAATAAGCGCCAGCTGCACGATGTTCTTCCTGAGAAAAACCTTCTTTCTACAACGGCTCAAATTCTTACAAAAGAAGTTGATCAATTCCTATATGTTGCCAACATCTATAAAGAACTAGGAGTTAAAAAGGTTAATTTAAACATGGGCTGTCCCTATCCGATGGTTGCAAATCGAACAAAAGGATCTGGCCTTCTTCTTCATCCTAAGAAAGTAAAAAATCTTCTTACTGGCATCAAAGAAAAATGTCCAATCGAATTCACTGTTAAGATTCGCCTTGGGCGTGAAGATGTTTCTGAGATAAAAAAGATCATTCCCATGATCAATGATTTAGACATAAAAGACTTTACCATTCACGCTCGCTACGGAAAGCAGATCTATGTTGGTGGTGTTGATCTCGATGCTTTCGAACAATGCTTAACTCTCTTAAATCATCCCCCTTGCTATAACGGTGATATAAACTCAGTAGAAGATATTATGGCCTATAAATCAAGGTTTCCCATGGTTAAACGCTGGATGGTTGGACGTGCAGGACTTTCAAATCCTGCCCTCATGGCGCAGATAAAAGGTCAAAAATTTAACGAGCAAACTTATCTTTCAAAATTCATTCAAATGCACAAACTCATAAGCCAAGAATATCTCTCGATGGAAAATGCTAAATCAGACTATCTACAAAAAATGCGTGGCCATTGGTTATATTTTAAAGACATTTTTGTGAACGAACATAAGGTCTACAAGAAAATTAAAAAGGCCAAGTCAATTGACCACTACAATGATGCTGTTGAATGGATTTTTGAACAAGACATTAATCCAGATTTCATAGACTAG
- a CDS encoding trypsin-like serine peptidase: MKILGLLVFLIMSNSASAIIIRGESRTQVHDPKDARAKKVGLLKMWNNNDSQFSTCTASIISKKHIVTAAHCIINHKTGKRYDNAVYFPRHIDASTRSPSRIFIQEGHVLKTYTKELRKMLFNPNTTLRNINDTMIQNDIAILRAYSDFEQDDVGALYGWYGTKSAPDSLKNEELLDISISSYPGDKKDGTLWHENCYLKGFYNNVGLTNCDVYPGASGSAITIKPEGKKYRQVIGVLSAESKTENKVALFTEEITNEILNIIRGEEHRNILFEKVNFKTKKSFHIYVQNKCHEDIKVAIRIQKEDETWATYERYNISKDERSTEIASSVNSIYYYYAKSQSSSMWWGDNVDGVRKKAFGEYRDFYRKQISRSNENVRWGDHYRQVSCD; this comes from the coding sequence ATGAAGATTCTTGGACTTTTAGTATTCTTAATTATGAGTAATAGCGCTTCAGCAATCATTATACGTGGTGAATCGAGAACACAGGTTCATGATCCGAAAGATGCTAGGGCCAAGAAGGTTGGCCTACTTAAAATGTGGAATAATAATGATTCCCAATTCTCAACATGTACAGCTTCGATTATTTCAAAAAAGCATATCGTAACGGCAGCTCACTGTATCATTAATCATAAAACAGGAAAACGTTATGATAATGCTGTTTACTTTCCACGACATATAGATGCATCGACAAGGTCTCCAAGTAGAATATTTATTCAAGAAGGTCATGTTTTAAAGACCTATACAAAAGAATTGAGAAAAATGCTTTTTAATCCGAATACTACTCTTCGTAATATCAACGATACAATGATTCAAAATGATATCGCAATTTTAAGGGCCTATAGTGACTTTGAACAAGATGATGTTGGGGCTTTATACGGTTGGTATGGAACGAAATCGGCTCCAGATAGTTTGAAGAACGAAGAGTTGTTAGATATTTCAATTTCTTCTTATCCGGGAGATAAGAAAGATGGAACTTTATGGCACGAAAATTGTTACCTCAAGGGTTTTTACAATAATGTTGGGCTAACAAATTGTGATGTTTATCCAGGAGCAAGTGGATCGGCCATTACCATAAAACCTGAAGGAAAGAAGTATCGCCAAGTCATCGGTGTTCTTTCGGCTGAGTCAAAAACAGAAAATAAAGTGGCACTATTCACTGAAGAGATCACCAATGAAATTCTTAATATTATAAGAGGCGAAGAGCACAGAAACATCCTCTTTGAAAAAGTTAATTTTAAAACAAAAAAATCATTTCATATCTATGTCCAAAACAAATGTCATGAAGATATTAAAGTTGCCATCCGTATTCAAAAAGAAGATGAAACATGGGCCACTTATGAAAGATATAATATTTCAAAGGATGAGAGATCGACCGAAATAGCTTCTTCGGTAAATTCAATTTACTATTACTATGCAAAGTCTCAATCAAGCTCAATGTGGTGGGGAGATAATGTAGACGGAGTTAGAAAAAAAGCTTTTGGTGAATATCGTGATTTTTATAGAAAACAGATTAGCCGCTCTAATGAAAATGTTAGATGGGGTGATCATTACAGACAAGTAAGCTGTGACTAA
- a CDS encoding sensor histidine kinase, translated as MNQKISLITFILGLVLVIFSFTLRESYEKEMYQLYINQQKDNLVKGWTKSWQDYLVQNYKVDSDSNVITVKVDRNGKLVDKAFFPTKSKSESDWKQFSSLTKIDQKKFLESQLTKNDSWDKALAVKRLHSNDSSYQFKKLSLYEKTLVDQSIKESVSLIFEQLKNKTDFSNIENRYTFDRVLMKADKDGVVSLSVPSLNYLTKILFPAFRSEANVTEIELSANPFNIQIKQGFNPFKFNSVREKTLMGLGFILLFLAVGLYLLELKNKRLEVLKKVSFLNQLVHEVKTPITGIRLNSELLLKHGHDEELITALMKSSKRLNDFFEDIVLINKGDKSLNLIRLSQSEFQDFLDEIDSEFKNKIVITNSIQESVNIDKGRLRVVLRNLLKNAIRYGKRGTLKMELIDNSLVFQVQDEGPGIDLQDSGKIFEEFYRAKSAKNTSPDGLGIGLSIVKNLVTQMNGEIELKNPGKEHALFELRIKNES; from the coding sequence ATGAATCAAAAAATATCGCTTATCACATTTATTTTAGGACTGGTTCTAGTGATTTTTTCGTTCACTCTTAGAGAGTCTTACGAAAAAGAGATGTACCAGTTATATATAAATCAGCAAAAAGATAATCTAGTTAAGGGGTGGACTAAAAGCTGGCAAGATTACCTCGTACAAAATTATAAGGTCGATTCAGACTCTAATGTCATTACAGTTAAGGTTGATCGAAATGGGAAACTGGTTGATAAGGCCTTTTTTCCTACTAAATCAAAAAGTGAAAGTGACTGGAAACAGTTCAGTTCATTAACTAAAATTGATCAAAAGAAGTTTCTTGAGTCCCAACTCACAAAGAATGATAGCTGGGATAAGGCACTGGCCGTTAAGAGGTTGCACTCTAATGATAGTTCCTATCAATTTAAAAAACTTAGTCTTTATGAAAAGACACTCGTTGATCAAAGTATTAAGGAGTCGGTTTCACTCATTTTTGAACAACTAAAAAATAAGACAGACTTTAGTAATATAGAAAATCGCTATACTTTTGATCGTGTTTTGATGAAAGCTGATAAGGATGGAGTTGTTTCATTATCAGTTCCGTCGCTAAACTATTTAACAAAGATATTGTTTCCAGCTTTTAGAAGTGAAGCCAATGTTACAGAAATAGAGTTATCCGCAAATCCTTTCAATATTCAAATCAAACAAGGATTTAATCCTTTTAAGTTCAATTCTGTTAGAGAAAAGACTCTGATGGGGCTTGGTTTTATCTTACTCTTTTTAGCTGTTGGCCTTTATTTGTTGGAACTTAAAAATAAACGCTTAGAGGTTCTTAAAAAGGTTAGTTTCCTAAACCAGCTTGTTCATGAAGTTAAAACGCCAATAACAGGAATAAGACTTAATTCTGAATTACTTTTAAAACATGGTCATGATGAAGAGTTAATTACAGCACTAATGAAGTCATCGAAGAGACTGAATGACTTCTTTGAGGATATTGTCCTGATAAATAAGGGAGATAAATCTTTAAATCTTATTAGATTAAGTCAATCTGAGTTTCAGGATTTCTTAGATGAAATAGATTCTGAGTTTAAAAATAAGATTGTTATAACTAATTCTATCCAAGAATCAGTAAATATTGATAAGGGTAGATTAAGAGTTGTTCTTAGAAACTTACTTAAAAATGCCATTAGATATGGGAAACGTGGAACTTTGAAAATGGAGTTGATTGATAATAGTTTAGTATTTCAAGTTCAAGATGAGGGCCCAGGAATTGACTTGCAAGATAGTGGAAAAATCTTTGAAGAGTTCTATCGTGCAAAATCAGCTAAGAACACATCTCCCGATGGCCTTGGAATTGGTCTATCTATAGTAAAGAATTTAGTGACTCAAATGAATGGTGAGATTGAGCTAAAGAATCCAGGAAAGGAACATGCTCTCTTTGAATTAAGGATTAAAAATGAGTCATAA
- a CDS encoding helix-turn-helix domain-containing protein: MRISKDAKQLADDLGLSDIDAYMMDLKAKLYDKCAELISESELTHEQIAKMVGTSRARINRISNMGENSISMELLIKISTLLANKAPLKLAI, translated from the coding sequence ATGAGAATTAGTAAAGATGCAAAACAGTTGGCTGATGACTTAGGCCTAAGTGATATTGATGCTTATATGATGGATTTAAAGGCCAAGCTTTACGATAAATGTGCTGAGCTTATCTCTGAAAGTGAACTTACTCATGAACAAATTGCAAAGATGGTAGGAACTTCTAGGGCCAGAATAAATAGAATTTCCAACATGGGTGAAAACTCTATTTCTATGGAGCTTCTTATTAAAATATCTACCCTACTCGCAAATAAAGCACCTCTTAAACTAGCTATTTAA
- a CDS encoding aspartyl protease family protein produces MIKNNSLNIEVEEVEPGEYLPFLKVVLDGVERKLLLDTGAYKSSIKTDDWSSQYPAIESDQTHFSIGASGVKVKCDLIEIKNFEIGNTNLNNHRIERCRSNIFGLDLIGDVPFELDYRNSKLNYVQELDESTSQKLGRMKKGHLTVRTKLNEVEFNTILDTGATATIVDLSYVKKHPELFKILKRDDGTDGHSGESIESYRYELCELIVGDKTLKNISIISFDFPENMKKGFEGSPIMIGNNIIRMAAWQFDLTNMLWRIKDYTD; encoded by the coding sequence GTGATAAAAAATAACTCTTTAAATATTGAAGTAGAGGAAGTTGAGCCTGGTGAATATTTACCATTTTTAAAAGTCGTTTTAGACGGGGTAGAAAGAAAGCTATTACTCGATACGGGGGCCTATAAGTCTTCCATAAAGACTGATGATTGGTCTAGTCAATATCCTGCTATTGAAAGTGATCAAACTCATTTTTCTATTGGTGCATCTGGTGTCAAAGTTAAATGCGATTTAATCGAGATAAAGAATTTTGAAATTGGAAATACTAATTTAAATAATCATCGTATCGAGAGATGCAGGAGTAATATATTTGGGCTGGATTTAATTGGTGATGTCCCATTTGAGCTAGATTACAGAAATAGTAAACTAAACTATGTACAGGAACTTGATGAGTCTACTTCTCAAAAACTAGGTAGAATGAAAAAAGGACATTTAACAGTTAGAACTAAACTTAACGAAGTGGAGTTTAATACTATTCTAGATACAGGTGCAACAGCAACAATCGTTGATCTCTCTTATGTCAAAAAGCATCCAGAACTCTTTAAGATTTTAAAAAGAGACGATGGAACTGATGGGCATAGTGGTGAATCGATAGAAAGTTATCGATACGAACTATGCGAACTCATTGTCGGAGATAAGACATTAAAAAATATTTCTATTATTTCTTTTGATTTTCCTGAAAATATGAAAAAAGGCTTTGAAGGCTCTCCAATTATGATTGGAAACAATATTATCAGAATGGCTGCCTGGCAATTTGACCTAACTAATATGCTCTGGCGTATAAAGGATTATACGGATTAG
- a CDS encoding type II toxin-antitoxin system RelE/ParE family toxin yields MERKAKAFVKSLGSEVKKDIGVLLLLLQRGKILGAPQSKPFKQIHKNAYELRVKDNKGAYRVIYVLCVEGHRS; encoded by the coding sequence ATGGAACGAAAAGCGAAGGCATTTGTTAAGTCCTTGGGTAGCGAAGTAAAGAAAGATATTGGTGTTTTATTACTTCTATTACAAAGAGGTAAAATATTAGGTGCCCCTCAATCTAAACCCTTCAAGCAGATTCATAAAAATGCTTATGAACTAAGGGTAAAAGATAACAAAGGTGCCTACAGAGTAATCTATGTCCTATGTGTTGAGGGACACAGGTCTTAA
- a CDS encoding serine hydrolase domain-containing protein yields MADIDKKVIEIVKKYKIPSMSVMILSQDEILIHSNFGVRKSGEDDKIKETDSFHLGSCGKAFTATLVLKLHDEGKLSLEDSVTKYIKSLDSKKFEDIKIKHLLSHTGGIVGNVEGKPWGDMFSFDITASQGRDIAINFLNTAKRVGKSGSVYEYSNLGYMLLGQVIEQIESKPFEEVITNKLFKPLKMKSCSFGPAGRSDGSAQPWAHRLDNDRYIPQDPKLISSDNPPAMSPAGGISCSQRDWSIFIKFVLGVGNNNDYLSKKTKDYISETNLDGYTFGAWGKVTRDWSGTLLAHAGSNTLNYAYAIVGLDKKFAFLINTNSPAEQAVLEVVPFLKEYYLKTLK; encoded by the coding sequence ATGGCCGATATTGATAAAAAAGTTATAGAGATTGTAAAAAAATATAAAATACCATCTATGTCAGTTATGATTTTATCACAAGATGAAATTCTCATTCATTCTAACTTTGGAGTTAGAAAAAGTGGAGAGGATGATAAAATTAAAGAAACGGATTCATTTCATTTAGGATCATGTGGTAAAGCATTTACTGCTACATTGGTTTTGAAATTACATGATGAAGGAAAGCTAAGCTTAGAAGATTCTGTTACAAAATACATCAAATCTCTTGATTCAAAGAAATTTGAAGATATTAAGATTAAGCATCTTTTATCTCATACTGGAGGAATCGTTGGTAATGTTGAAGGAAAGCCTTGGGGAGATATGTTCTCATTTGATATAACTGCCTCCCAAGGAAGAGATATTGCTATTAACTTTTTAAATACTGCAAAACGAGTAGGTAAAAGTGGTTCAGTATATGAGTATAGTAACTTAGGGTATATGTTACTAGGTCAAGTTATTGAACAGATTGAGTCTAAGCCATTTGAAGAAGTAATAACTAATAAGCTCTTTAAACCTTTAAAGATGAAGTCTTGCTCATTTGGACCAGCAGGGAGAAGTGATGGTTCTGCTCAACCATGGGCACATCGATTAGATAACGATCGTTATATACCGCAAGACCCAAAATTAATAAGTTCAGATAATCCACCTGCGATGAGTCCTGCAGGAGGAATTAGTTGTAGTCAAAGAGATTGGTCGATCTTTATAAAGTTTGTACTAGGTGTAGGAAATAACAATGATTACCTTAGTAAAAAAACTAAAGATTACATAAGTGAGACTAATTTAGATGGCTATACTTTTGGAGCATGGGGAAAAGTTACTAGAGACTGGTCAGGGACATTACTTGCGCATGCTGGTTCAAATACACTTAACTACGCTTATGCAATAGTTGGGTTAGATAAGAAGTTCGCGTTTTTAATAAATACAAATTCACCTGCAGAACAAGCCGTACTTGAAGTGGTTCCTTTTTTAAAGGAGTACTATTTAAAGACTCTGAAGTAA